In the genome of Terribacillus sp. FSL K6-0262, one region contains:
- a CDS encoding glycosyltransferase: MKTPIFVFNSLNVKRGGLTKAVLKRANLLADHYAEVVFFTLAYQQDHKNIIEKLYESGQLDRRIKVRNFYTDLLGVELVTAPVQMPVELPGYSHIVDKKSKLPAYRYYNNGLYEQYRRFEKDGSLKLIDYMDESRTRQRREEYLRNNRLIRASHMDMTTNKPKLHRYFHTDGTCKVAVWIDESGEEGKTILFDHDKEFAKVQHAYAFWIEEAVKEYEEPVLLSDSRKTDETVLRVKSDVEKIGVAHSSHIAAPYKDDSETKITWHAFFEGIDDYDKVVVLTEHQKKDIISRYEVDPNKLHVIPHAAPPTVPASGESVDPHLAVSLSRYSQEKAVDEGIRAFRHVVDKLPDARYHIYGFGPLESQLQKLIDELGLQDNVKLMGFTTDPAAAYQSAACSILTSNYEGFGMVLTESMAVGTPAISYDMKYGPREIIRDGVDGFIVEQGNQQQLADRILSIMEDPALRSEMAKKAVDITGRFSEENYEQSWIELFSSPSESNSKKRSLFGFLKK; the protein is encoded by the coding sequence ATGAAAACACCAATCTTCGTCTTCAACTCATTGAATGTGAAACGCGGTGGGTTGACAAAAGCGGTATTGAAACGTGCCAACCTCTTGGCAGACCATTACGCTGAGGTTGTTTTCTTTACACTTGCTTATCAACAGGATCATAAAAATATCATTGAAAAACTTTATGAATCCGGACAGCTGGACAGGCGCATCAAGGTGAGGAATTTCTACACCGACCTGCTTGGTGTGGAGCTTGTGACAGCGCCTGTGCAAATGCCGGTGGAGCTTCCTGGATACAGTCATATTGTCGATAAGAAGAGTAAATTGCCTGCTTATCGCTATTATAATAATGGGTTGTATGAGCAATACCGCCGATTTGAAAAAGATGGTTCACTTAAACTGATTGATTATATGGATGAGAGCCGTACAAGACAGCGAAGGGAAGAATACCTTCGCAATAATCGCCTTATCAGGGCAAGTCATATGGACATGACTACCAATAAACCTAAGCTGCACAGATATTTCCATACAGACGGTACCTGCAAGGTTGCCGTTTGGATCGATGAATCTGGCGAGGAAGGCAAAACGATCTTGTTTGACCATGACAAGGAATTTGCCAAAGTGCAGCATGCCTATGCCTTTTGGATCGAGGAGGCTGTAAAAGAGTATGAGGAGCCAGTCCTATTGTCGGACTCCAGGAAAACGGACGAAACGGTTCTGCGGGTGAAAAGCGATGTCGAGAAAATCGGAGTCGCGCATAGTTCCCATATCGCTGCCCCGTATAAAGATGACTCCGAGACGAAAATTACATGGCATGCTTTCTTCGAGGGAATCGATGATTACGACAAAGTGGTTGTCTTGACGGAGCATCAGAAGAAGGATATTATTTCCAGGTATGAAGTGGATCCAAATAAACTGCATGTCATTCCGCATGCTGCCCCGCCGACCGTACCTGCTTCAGGGGAGAGTGTGGATCCGCATCTAGCAGTGTCCCTGTCCAGGTACTCGCAAGAGAAGGCTGTCGATGAAGGCATCCGTGCCTTCCGTCATGTGGTTGACAAGCTGCCGGATGCCCGTTATCACATTTACGGCTTCGGACCATTGGAGTCACAGCTGCAAAAACTGATCGACGAATTGGGACTGCAGGATAATGTGAAGCTGATGGGCTTCACCACCGATCCGGCAGCTGCCTATCAATCCGCAGCCTGCTCGATCCTGACATCCAATTATGAAGGATTCGGGATGGTACTGACAGAGAGTATGGCGGTGGGAACACCAGCTATTTCCTATGATATGAAATATGGACCACGGGAAATCATCCGCGACGGAGTGGACGGCTTCATCGTGGAACAAGGCAATCAGCAGCAGCTTGCTGACCGGATCCTTTCCATTATGGAGGATCCGGCACTGCGCAGTGAAATGGCAAAGAAAGCAGTCGATATCACAGGGCGTTTCAGTGAGGAAAACTATGAACAGTCTTGGATAGAGCTATTTTCTTCGCCATCCGAGTCGAATAGTAAGAAGAGATCACTATTCGGTTTTTTGAAAAAATAA
- a CDS encoding glycosyltransferase gives MMKTPIFVFNSLNVERGGLTKAVMKRANILADHYGKVVFFTLAFQQDHKNIIEKLYKSGQLDRRVEVRNHYTDLLHISKVDDPKEASVEVGQMHKIQDKNSKQLAFRYYEDGIYKQYRRFNGDGTLKLIDYMDESRTRLRREEYLRDGRLVRTSHMDKLTNKPKLHRYFLEDGTCRITVWVNPSGSEGRVIVFGEEDIEYESIHHAYAAWIDKAVRDYEEPVLMSDSRKTDETVLLVNADAEKIAVAHNNHFEPPYDESAKTKKSWKHFVEGINSFDHVVFLTHEQEKDITSRYDVTTKLHVIPHAAPATPAAKLAYQPKVAVTLARFEGQKRLDEGIAAFKHVVEEIPDAEYHIYGFGPLEEELKAQIKRLGLEGNVKLLGFSSDPAASYQSAACTILTSDFEGFGMVLTETLAAGTPAVAYDIKYGPKDIVRNDIDGYLVKKGDQKALAEKVVAIMKDRDLRDRLSARATEVIERFSEESFKKDWVEMFGQTYTPTEDDKPTEKKRSFFGFGRK, from the coding sequence ATGATGAAGACCCCTATATTCGTGTTCAATTCACTGAATGTGGAGCGAGGCGGCCTGACGAAAGCAGTGATGAAACGGGCGAATATTCTCGCAGACCATTACGGGAAAGTTGTTTTCTTCACACTGGCTTTTCAGCAGGACCACAAGAATATCATCGAAAAGCTGTATAAATCCGGACAGTTGGATAGAAGAGTGGAAGTAAGGAACCATTATACGGATCTCTTGCATATCAGCAAAGTCGATGACCCGAAGGAAGCATCCGTTGAAGTAGGGCAAATGCATAAGATACAGGATAAAAATAGCAAGCAGCTTGCTTTTCGTTATTATGAGGACGGCATCTATAAGCAATATCGCCGTTTCAATGGAGACGGAACGCTGAAGCTGATCGATTATATGGATGAAAGCCGCACCCGATTGCGCCGGGAGGAGTATTTACGTGATGGCCGCCTTGTGCGGACAAGTCATATGGATAAGCTGACGAATAAGCCTAAATTACACCGTTATTTCCTGGAAGATGGTACATGCCGCATCACCGTTTGGGTGAATCCATCCGGCAGCGAAGGCAGGGTCATCGTTTTCGGTGAGGAAGATATCGAATATGAATCCATCCATCATGCATATGCTGCCTGGATCGATAAAGCGGTACGGGACTATGAGGAGCCAGTTCTCATGTCCGATTCAAGGAAGACGGACGAAACAGTCCTGCTCGTCAACGCAGATGCGGAGAAAATCGCTGTCGCGCATAACAACCACTTTGAGCCGCCTTATGATGAAAGTGCGAAAACGAAGAAATCCTGGAAGCATTTCGTGGAAGGCATCAATTCCTTCGATCATGTGGTCTTCCTGACACATGAGCAGGAGAAGGATATCACCTCTCGCTATGATGTCACGACGAAGCTGCATGTCATTCCGCATGCAGCTCCTGCAACACCAGCTGCCAAGCTTGCATATCAGCCGAAGGTGGCTGTCACGCTGGCTCGTTTTGAAGGCCAGAAGCGGCTGGATGAGGGAATTGCAGCGTTTAAGCATGTCGTGGAGGAGATTCCGGATGCGGAGTACCATATCTATGGCTTTGGACCGCTGGAAGAAGAGCTGAAGGCTCAAATCAAGCGTCTTGGCTTGGAGGGGAATGTGAAGCTGTTAGGCTTCTCCTCTGATCCGGCAGCTTCCTATCAGTCCGCTGCCTGCACCATTTTGACGTCCGATTTTGAAGGTTTTGGTATGGTCCTGACAGAGACACTGGCTGCTGGTACTCCTGCAGTAGCTTATGATATCAAATACGGACCCAAAGATATCGTAAGAAATGATATCGACGGTTATCTGGTCAAAAAAGGCGACCAAAAAGCGCTTGCCGAAAAAGTGGTGGCCATCATGAAGGACCGCGATCTTCGTGACAGACTTTCAGCCAGGGCGACGGAAGTCATCGAGCGATTCAGTGAAGAGAGCTTCAAGAAGGATTGGGTCGAAATGTTCGGTCAAACCTACACGCCGACAGAGGATGACAAGCCGACGGAGAAGAAACGATCGTTCTTTGGATTTGGCCGTAAATAA
- a CDS encoding WecB/TagA/CpsF family glycosyltransferase gives MSNQEIVEIMDIPFNKLTQKELLQQHLYPRIDSGERTYIVTANPEIVMQTREDAAYKKSVKSADYIIPDGAGVVIASKMLGSPIEERVTGFDLMFKLLSYAEKHNLSCYFLGAKQEVNERAVNRVRSQYPGIRIAGSHHGYFSEDEDASVAGQAAAAKPDLIFVAMGFPRQENFIAANQHLFEKGVFMGVGGVFDILAGEMKRAPRAWIKLNLEWLYRLIKQPFRWKRILKAFEFMFRVLIRK, from the coding sequence GTGTCAAATCAAGAAATCGTAGAAATAATGGATATTCCTTTCAATAAATTAACGCAAAAAGAGCTATTGCAGCAGCATCTCTACCCGCGGATCGATTCCGGGGAACGCACGTATATCGTGACTGCCAATCCAGAGATCGTCATGCAGACAAGGGAAGATGCAGCGTATAAAAAAAGCGTCAAAAGCGCTGATTATATCATTCCGGATGGAGCCGGGGTCGTCATTGCTTCCAAAATGCTCGGCAGCCCCATCGAAGAGCGCGTCACCGGCTTCGACCTGATGTTCAAGCTGCTCAGTTATGCCGAAAAGCATAACCTCAGCTGTTATTTCCTTGGGGCCAAACAGGAAGTGAATGAGCGGGCCGTAAACCGGGTACGCTCCCAGTATCCTGGTATCCGCATCGCAGGAAGCCACCATGGCTATTTCAGCGAGGACGAAGACGCATCGGTGGCAGGGCAAGCGGCGGCTGCAAAACCGGATTTGATTTTTGTCGCAATGGGGTTCCCAAGGCAAGAGAACTTCATCGCAGCGAATCAGCATCTGTTCGAAAAAGGTGTATTCATGGGTGTCGGCGGTGTATTCGATATACTGGCCGGTGAAATGAAACGCGCACCGCGAGCATGGATAAAACTGAATTTGGAATGGCTATACCGTCTGATCAAGCAGCCTTTCCGCTGGAAACGAATCCTTAAGGCATTCGAATTCATGTTCCGTGTATTGATACGCAAATAA
- the tagH gene encoding teichoic acids export ABC transporter ATP-binding subunit TagH, which produces MDKSIIVENVSKKYKLYSKSSDRIKDIIFPKEYGEDFYALRNVSFTAEKGDVVGFIGINGSGKSTLSNIIAGIVPETTGSVTLNGEAALIAVSAGLKGDLTGRQNIELKCLMLGLTKKEIAELEPKIIEFAELEKFIDQPVKNYSSGMKSRLGFSISVNIDPDILIIDEALSVGDKAFAEKSLAKMHEFKDRGKTMIFVSHSLGQMKQFCDKILWLEFGQVREYGSIDEVIPRYDQFLNEYKKMSKKEKEAYRERAIAGSSN; this is translated from the coding sequence ATGGATAAATCAATCATCGTTGAAAATGTAAGCAAAAAATATAAGTTATATAGCAAAAGCTCGGATCGTATCAAGGATATCATTTTCCCCAAAGAATACGGGGAAGACTTCTACGCCTTGCGCAATGTCAGCTTTACAGCTGAAAAAGGCGATGTAGTTGGATTCATCGGCATCAATGGATCCGGTAAATCGACACTTTCCAATATCATTGCCGGCATCGTGCCGGAGACGACCGGCTCTGTCACCTTGAATGGGGAGGCGGCTTTGATTGCTGTTTCTGCAGGCTTGAAGGGTGATTTGACAGGCAGGCAGAACATCGAGCTGAAATGCTTGATGCTTGGTTTGACCAAAAAGGAAATTGCCGAGCTTGAACCGAAGATCATCGAATTTGCCGAGCTGGAGAAGTTTATCGACCAGCCGGTGAAAAACTATTCCAGCGGGATGAAATCACGTCTTGGTTTCTCCATCTCTGTCAATATCGACCCTGACATTCTGATCATCGATGAAGCTTTGTCCGTAGGAGATAAAGCCTTTGCCGAGAAGAGCCTTGCTAAAATGCATGAATTCAAGGACAGGGGCAAGACAATGATATTCGTCAGTCACTCGCTCGGACAGATGAAACAGTTCTGCGATAAAATCCTCTGGCTGGAATTCGGACAAGTCCGGGAATATGGCTCCATTGATGAAGTCATCCCCAGATACGATCAATTCCTCAACGAATATAAGAAGATGTCCAAGAAAGAAAAAGAAGCATATCGCGAGCGTGCCATCGCAGGCTCATCCAACTAA
- a CDS encoding ABC transporter permease, translating into MKSAITVLKEQFKHFHLIRRISLYELRNNNNANYLGLAWEIISPVIQIAIYWLVFGYLISGGEGRKIPNPSGGYFDFFPWLVSGLIIWMFFQPAATQGAKSIYSRLRLLSKMNFPMSVIPNITIFSKFYPHLILVVLTIILMQITGYPISIYMLQLPYFMIATFAFTYAFVLLMTTLTTLIRDIQLLLQATLRMVLYLTPILWVSHKLPDPLVIVMKLNPLYYLVEGYRASLMGQNGWYFINSWEYTIYFWVVTAIIFMIGAALHVRFRRHFIDFL; encoded by the coding sequence ATGAAATCAGCAATCACTGTTCTAAAAGAACAATTCAAGCATTTTCATCTCATTCGACGTATTTCGCTTTATGAACTTAGGAATAACAATAATGCCAACTATCTCGGATTGGCTTGGGAAATAATCAGCCCTGTTATTCAAATCGCCATCTACTGGCTTGTTTTCGGTTATTTGATCAGCGGTGGTGAAGGACGTAAGATCCCTAATCCTTCAGGCGGCTATTTCGACTTCTTCCCTTGGCTCGTTTCTGGTCTGATCATCTGGATGTTTTTCCAGCCGGCAGCAACCCAGGGTGCTAAATCAATCTATAGCAGACTGCGATTGTTATCAAAAATGAATTTTCCGATGAGCGTGATTCCAAATATCACGATTTTCTCTAAGTTCTATCCACATCTGATACTCGTAGTTTTGACAATAATCCTGATGCAAATCACTGGTTATCCAATCAGCATTTATATGCTGCAGTTACCATATTTCATGATTGCGACCTTTGCATTCACTTATGCATTCGTGCTGCTTATGACGACTCTTACAACCCTTATCCGGGATATCCAGCTGCTTCTGCAAGCTACTCTGAGAATGGTGTTATATCTGACGCCTATCCTTTGGGTCTCCCACAAGCTTCCTGATCCCTTGGTTATAGTGATGAAGCTTAATCCGCTTTATTATCTCGTCGAGGGCTACCGTGCGTCATTGATGGGGCAGAATGGCTGGTATTTCATTAATTCATGGGAATACACCATCTATTTCTGGGTAGTCACTGCAATCATCTTCATGATCGGTGCTGCCTTGCACGTCCGTTTCAGAAGACACTTTATCGACTTTCTCTAA
- a CDS encoding LCP family protein codes for MKKKVNKKRVLMLLLIPILILGAGGAAYAAHLWTSAANAIQNAHVDDARDKSALRDAAVDPVEDNVSILFMGVDDSDTRDESNSRSDAMILATFNKEEHSVDLLSIPRDSYVYVPEVNRKTKITHAHAYGGAQASVETVENFLNVPVDYYAEINFNAFMDIIDTLGGIEVDVPYELYEQNSKDQKDAIHLEAGLQELNGEEALALARTRHYDNDIERGKRQQEIIKAMITKASSAGSVFKYDDLIQDVGDNLSTSLTFDQIKSFISYGTSNDLTINTLNLDGTGGKLSDGIWYYQVDPTSLADVQKQLREHLGLPEEVDTDSVETEDGSGVYDSTGTTDGTTDPSTDSTGTTSDGTTGSTGSTDYSTGTTGSSSDAGTTDSTTGTTGNTGSAGTTGTGSATDGSTESSGTSSYDTGASDSTTSGSSGSTYDDSTGTGTNDSTSVGSTGTATTP; via the coding sequence GTGAAGAAAAAAGTAAATAAAAAACGAGTTTTGATGCTTCTGCTCATCCCGATCCTGATCCTTGGAGCCGGAGGCGCTGCATATGCTGCACATCTATGGACCTCTGCAGCCAATGCGATCCAGAATGCCCATGTCGACGATGCGCGGGATAAATCGGCATTGCGCGATGCAGCAGTCGATCCCGTCGAGGATAATGTATCGATTCTATTCATGGGGGTGGATGACAGCGATACACGTGATGAGTCGAATTCCCGCTCCGATGCGATGATCCTTGCCACTTTCAATAAGGAAGAGCACAGCGTCGATCTCCTGAGCATCCCGCGCGACTCATACGTTTATGTACCTGAAGTGAACCGCAAGACGAAAATCACCCATGCGCATGCATATGGCGGCGCCCAGGCCAGTGTGGAAACCGTCGAGAATTTCCTTAACGTCCCAGTGGATTATTATGCTGAAATCAACTTCAACGCCTTCATGGATATCATCGATACACTAGGCGGTATAGAAGTGGATGTTCCATACGAGCTGTATGAGCAGAACTCGAAGGACCAGAAAGATGCCATCCACCTGGAGGCTGGTCTGCAGGAACTCAATGGCGAAGAAGCATTGGCCCTTGCGCGCACCCGCCATTATGATAATGATATCGAACGCGGAAAGCGCCAGCAGGAGATCATCAAGGCCATGATAACGAAAGCATCATCTGCCGGCTCGGTATTCAAATATGACGATTTGATTCAGGATGTAGGGGACAACCTGAGCACAAGCCTGACATTCGACCAGATCAAGAGCTTCATCTCTTACGGCACAAGCAATGACCTGACGATCAACACCTTGAATCTGGACGGCACCGGCGGAAAACTATCCGATGGCATCTGGTACTACCAGGTCGACCCAACTTCCCTCGCAGATGTCCAGAAGCAGCTTCGGGAACATCTCGGATTGCCCGAGGAAGTGGACACCGATAGCGTGGAAACGGAAGATGGCAGCGGGGTTTATGATAGTACCGGAACAACGGATGGTACAACAGATCCTTCCACTGACAGTACCGGGACGACAAGCGACGGTACTACCGGAAGCACCGGATCAACCGACTACAGCACTGGCACGACCGGCAGCAGTTCTGATGCCGGGACGACTGACAGCACCACTGGAACGACTGGAAACACTGGATCTGCCGGAACGACCGGCACTGGTTCTGCTACAGATGGCAGCACAGAATCAAGCGGCACTTCGAGCTATGATACAGGTGCCTCCGACAGTACAACCAGCGGTTCCAGCGGTTCGACCTACGATGATTCGACAGGTACCGGCACAAATGACAGTACCTCAGTCGGTTCGACAGGAACTGCGACAACGCCATAA
- a CDS encoding DUF1659 domain-containing protein, translating into MAVIATHDNTRLSIVFFDGTDPETGKDKYKTKSFNNIRLDATPDELHAFADALVPLQQREFYAVEKNDHSILRQE; encoded by the coding sequence ATGGCAGTCATCGCAACACATGATAATACACGCCTCAGCATTGTTTTTTTCGATGGCACCGATCCGGAGACAGGCAAGGACAAATACAAAACAAAATCTTTTAACAACATCAGGCTTGATGCGACACCGGATGAACTGCATGCATTCGCGGATGCATTAGTACCGCTGCAGCAGCGGGAATTTTACGCAGTGGAAAAGAACGACCACTCCATTCTGCGTCAAGAGTGA
- a CDS encoding DUF2922 domain-containing protein produces the protein MKKLDLQFLNEEGKTVTISLEQPVEPFDEAAINQAMDTVIAQNVISSSGGALVSKKAARIVDRTVQEIF, from the coding sequence ATGAAGAAACTGGATCTGCAGTTTTTGAATGAAGAGGGCAAGACAGTGACCATCAGCCTGGAGCAGCCAGTCGAGCCATTCGACGAGGCGGCGATCAATCAGGCAATGGACACTGTCATCGCACAGAATGTCATCTCATCGAGCGGCGGAGCGCTTGTCTCAAAAAAAGCAGCCCGCATCGTCGATCGGACCGTACAGGAAATATTCTGA
- a CDS encoding YvrJ family protein: MEPWLAIIKEFGFPAAVTFYLMHRIETKLNTLIASIHSLPEKLK; this comes from the coding sequence ATGGAACCATGGCTTGCAATCATAAAGGAATTCGGATTCCCGGCCGCTGTGACCTTCTATTTGATGCACCGGATCGAAACCAAACTGAATACGCTGATTGCTTCCATCCATAGTCTGCCGGAGAAGCTGAAGTGA
- a CDS encoding choice-of-anchor I family protein: MKRWKKWTAMSLAAASLTIPAVGHAEDLKAYSQDRGQALQVEQIGRYDSGSGIGEGGTEIVAYDSKTKRAFSVNGAARALDILDLNGLKEGNEEIPLLKRVPLESFGVSASDVTSVAIHPEGEYIAVAVPSEAKTDPGHVVLLDTDGNRLASVEVGALPDMVTFTHDGTKVLVANEGEPSDDYTVNPEGSVSIIDVADGLDNLTAETAEFTDDIVDEDVRKVNPDPENSSYAENLEPEYITVDKDDRFAYVAIQESNAIAKLDLQSNRFTTVKSLVFKDFSQEGMELDPSNKDDGIQIDNWPVLGMYMPDGMTAFESGGKTYIITANEGDAQDWEGFSEEVRAADLAAEDAFALNADLYEGYTQEQLDQLVQNGLFEDEQLGRLKTSIAAPKNADGKYEAVYGYGGRSFSIWDADSLQQVYDSGADFEKITAEAIPEYFNTTNDEDKLDNRSDDKGPEPETVITGEVDGKTYAFIGLERTGGIMAYDVTNPASPAFSTYFTSRNFQGDEAPVDGGSGDVAPEGLTYIPAADSPTGQTLLLAAHEVSGTIAAYALGEKPAEQPEPVPEEETAPPAAEPNEPEPEEPAEEEDAPVNEEEMPQEQDESEREAEKAEEPAATGTDNTTTEPASDEEASAETAASAKSDTDDEKGQPLPNTSTNAFNWMLGGAALAAAGVIFFGINKMRKRT, translated from the coding sequence TTGAAGCGTTGGAAGAAATGGACAGCCATGTCGCTGGCGGCGGCAAGTTTGACGATACCGGCCGTAGGGCATGCAGAAGACCTGAAAGCCTACAGCCAAGATCGAGGACAAGCACTTCAAGTAGAACAGATTGGCCGCTATGACAGCGGCAGCGGGATTGGAGAAGGCGGTACGGAGATTGTTGCATATGATAGTAAGACAAAACGCGCTTTCTCGGTGAATGGGGCAGCGAGAGCTTTGGATATTTTGGATTTAAATGGATTGAAAGAAGGAAATGAAGAGATTCCGCTGCTTAAGCGTGTTCCGCTTGAATCATTCGGAGTGAGTGCTTCTGATGTAACGAGTGTCGCCATCCATCCGGAAGGGGAGTATATCGCAGTCGCTGTCCCAAGTGAGGCAAAGACCGATCCGGGTCATGTCGTATTGCTCGATACCGATGGGAATAGACTTGCCAGTGTCGAGGTCGGGGCTTTACCTGATATGGTGACCTTCACGCATGATGGGACGAAGGTACTCGTTGCCAATGAAGGGGAGCCTTCGGATGATTACACTGTCAATCCGGAGGGTTCTGTGAGCATCATCGATGTTGCAGATGGATTGGACAACCTGACAGCGGAAACGGCAGAATTCACTGATGACATCGTGGATGAGGATGTACGCAAAGTAAATCCCGATCCGGAAAACTCTTCATATGCGGAAAACTTGGAGCCGGAATACATAACCGTGGATAAGGATGATCGTTTTGCGTATGTTGCCATCCAGGAAAGCAACGCGATTGCAAAGCTGGATTTACAGTCGAATCGTTTCACGACGGTGAAGAGTCTTGTATTTAAAGATTTTTCCCAAGAAGGGATGGAGCTCGACCCATCCAATAAGGATGATGGCATTCAAATCGACAATTGGCCTGTACTCGGCATGTATATGCCGGATGGGATGACAGCCTTCGAATCAGGCGGGAAGACATATATCATCACCGCGAATGAAGGGGATGCCCAGGATTGGGAAGGCTTCTCGGAGGAAGTCCGAGCAGCTGATTTGGCGGCAGAAGACGCGTTTGCCTTGAATGCAGATTTGTATGAAGGATATACACAGGAGCAGCTCGATCAGCTAGTGCAAAATGGATTGTTCGAGGATGAGCAGTTAGGCCGTCTGAAGACAAGCATCGCGGCACCGAAAAATGCAGATGGAAAATATGAAGCTGTATACGGCTACGGCGGAAGGAGTTTTTCCATTTGGGATGCAGACTCCTTACAGCAGGTGTACGATAGCGGTGCTGATTTTGAAAAAATAACGGCTGAAGCGATTCCGGAGTATTTCAATACGACAAACGATGAGGACAAGCTTGATAATCGCAGTGACGACAAAGGCCCAGAGCCGGAAACAGTCATCACCGGGGAAGTGGATGGGAAAACATATGCCTTCATCGGTCTGGAGCGGACAGGCGGTATCATGGCTTATGATGTGACCAATCCTGCCAGTCCGGCGTTTTCAACATACTTTACGAGCCGGAATTTCCAAGGAGATGAAGCACCCGTGGATGGTGGCAGCGGGGATGTTGCGCCGGAAGGACTGACATATATCCCGGCTGCCGACAGCCCGACTGGCCAGACGCTGCTGCTGGCGGCACATGAGGTGTCCGGAACGATTGCGGCTTATGCATTGGGGGAGAAGCCGGCGGAACAGCCGGAGCCTGTGCCGGAAGAGGAAACTGCACCACCAGCAGCAGAACCGAATGAGCCGGAACCGGAAGAGCCCGCAGAAGAGGAGGATGCACCGGTAAATGAAGAAGAAATGCCGCAAGAGCAAGATGAGTCTGAGCGGGAGGCAGAGAAAGCAGAAGAACCGGCAGCTACGGGAACGGATAATACGACAACAGAGCCGGCATCCGATGAAGAGGCAAGCGCGGAGACAGCAGCTTCCGCGAAATCAGATACGGATGATGAAAAAGGTCAGCCATTACCGAATACCAGCACCAATGCATTCAATTGGATGCTGGGCGGGGCAGCGCTCGCTGCTGCTGGTGTCATATTCTTTGGAATCAATAAGATGCGCAAGCGCACATGA
- a CDS encoding AEC family transporter, which produces MAVLSLIFLEVIAPLLILLAVGIILQRKFSLQLGTLSKLLTYCFLPVNGFINMYQSSMPLAVFGQIILFLLLFTTFSIGFTEITSRLFKLERGVAATYKNSVVLMNSGNYGIPVSQLVFQNNPLGVSIQLIVMVYQNLLTFTYGLYNMVSVKAQGNAILKELIRLPMIYAIILGVLCASFHIDIPIVLWNPIQSIADAFLAVALITLGAQVAQIKLQRPHIVLYLSTAARLLIGPAAALGIIYLLGLDGTVAQSLFIASSFPTSRNSSIFALEYNNNPDLAAQTVLMTTILSSITVTIVVYLAGILFG; this is translated from the coding sequence ATGGCTGTATTATCATTGATTTTCTTGGAAGTAATTGCGCCTTTATTGATTCTCCTTGCAGTCGGCATCATCCTGCAGCGAAAATTTTCATTACAGCTGGGGACCTTGTCCAAGCTGCTGACGTATTGCTTCCTGCCTGTGAACGGTTTTATCAATATGTATCAAAGCAGTATGCCGCTTGCTGTGTTCGGACAAATCATTCTCTTTTTGCTGTTGTTCACGACGTTTTCCATTGGTTTCACGGAGATCACAAGCCGGCTGTTCAAGCTTGAACGCGGGGTTGCAGCCACCTATAAGAATAGTGTGGTGCTGATGAACTCCGGAAATTACGGAATCCCTGTCAGTCAGCTCGTTTTCCAGAACAATCCGCTCGGGGTCTCGATCCAGCTGATCGTCATGGTATATCAAAACCTGCTCACCTTTACATACGGTCTTTACAATATGGTGAGTGTAAAAGCACAGGGAAATGCCATTTTGAAGGAACTCATCCGACTGCCGATGATTTATGCCATCATCCTCGGGGTCTTATGTGCGTCATTCCATATAGACATTCCAATCGTGCTTTGGAACCCGATTCAGTCGATCGCGGACGCCTTCCTTGCTGTCGCCTTGATCACACTCGGAGCACAAGTGGCACAAATCAAACTGCAGCGCCCGCATATTGTACTTTATTTGAGTACGGCAGCCCGGCTTCTGATCGGACCTGCCGCAGCCCTGGGCATCATTTACTTATTGGGATTGGATGGTACGGTGGCGCAGTCGCTGTTCATCGCAAGTTCGTTCCCGACTTCACGGAACAGCTCCATTTTTGCCTTGGAGTATAACAATAATCCGGATTTGGCTGCCCAGACAGTATTGATGACGACCATCCTGAGCAGCATAACCGTCACCATTGTTGTATATCTGGCAGGAATCTTGTTCGGATAA